A genomic region of Eucalyptus grandis isolate ANBG69807.140 chromosome 5, ASM1654582v1, whole genome shotgun sequence contains the following coding sequences:
- the LOC104446902 gene encoding ankyrin-1-like, translated as MDAKLSIDLDVWKRRKQSLEALIGDSPSQQQENPEKIMDHQLYSAAKEGDVDKLIKALKDHCAKEGVTLPMNARIFTLQFTQQQRKTESEDIVRAIIDFVPEVLISATNSRGETPLLIAARAGKTNVVELLLPQGASQTHPKSPLCVAVETGDLEVLKCLLEAPNEGEEQRILESSGNFGMSPAHVAIMYQKKDMLTEMWDKKPWLLQLRDAESRNPLHFAACTNYLDGVKFLIEKFPTSALQQDRTDGYLPFHVACMMDHVRIVEELLQQWPDRAEFPSKQQQNIFHVSTRHGSISTIRHILENPKFDHLINARDLDMNTMLDFMNYV; from the exons ATGGATGCGAAGCTGTCTATAGACCTGGATGTGTGGAAGCGGAGGAAGCAGAGCTTGGAAGCGTTAATCGGGGACAGCCCGAGCCAGCAACAAGAGAATCCTGAGAAAATTATGGATCATCAGCTATACTCAGCTGCAAAGGAAGGGGACGTCGACAAATTAATCAAAGCCCTGAAGGATCATTGTGCCAAGGAAGGAGTGACGTTGCCCATG AATGCTCGAATTTTCACACTCCAATTTACCCAACAACAACGGAAAACAGAGAGTGAAGATATTGTCAGAGCGATCATCGATTTTGTCCCTGAGGTCTTGATTTCCGCGACAAACTCGAGAGGAGAGACACCACTGCTGATTGCGGCTAGAGCTGGGAAAACCAATGTGGTGGAGCTTCTCCTTCCCCAGG gtGCCAGCCAAACGCACCCCAAGTCTCCATTGTGTGTGGCAGTCGAAACAGGGGACTTGGAGGTTCTCAAGTGCTTGTTGGAAGCGCCAAATGAGGGTGAAGAGCAGAGGATATTAGAGTCTTCAGGGAATTTTGGCATGTCACCCGCTCATGTCGCCATTATGTACCAGAAAAAAG ATATGCTGACAGAGATGTGGGACAAGAAGCCATGGCTACTTCAATTGAGAGATGCGGAATCCAGAAATCCACTCCATTTCGCAGCATGCACAAATTATCTCGATGGAGTCAAGTTCTTGATTGAGAAGTTCCCAACAAGTGCCCTGCAACAAGATAGAACGGACGGCTATCTTCCGTTTCATGTTGCTTGCATGATGGATCACGTTAGGATTGTTGAGGAGCTACTTCAGCAATGGCCAGACCGAGCGGAGTTTCCATCTAAGcaacaacaaaacatttttcacgTGTCAACGAGGCACGGAAGCATTTCGACTATCAGACACATATTGGAAAACCCCAAATTCGATCACCTCATAAATGCAAGAGATCTCGACATGAATACTATGTTGGATTTCATGAATTatgtatag